One genomic segment of Spartobacteria bacterium includes these proteins:
- a CDS encoding glycine zipper 2TM domain-containing protein codes for MIKYIGKFTAITALGLALSGCASPSQMGQTEMQGTAGGAILGGILGGIIGNNVGDGHNQALGAAIGAALGGTAGNAYGKSADYTNQRLSALENQMNTEEVLITNPNGSVTRVRLIKTGRGYIGPRGEEYMTLPSEAQLAPIYGLR; via the coding sequence ATGATCAAATATATTGGAAAATTCACAGCCATTACCGCGCTGGGACTAGCCCTCTCCGGCTGTGCATCACCCAGTCAAATGGGACAGACAGAAATGCAGGGAACCGCTGGCGGCGCCATACTCGGCGGCATTCTAGGCGGCATCATCGGAAACAATGTGGGCGACGGCCATAATCAGGCTCTGGGAGCAGCCATCGGTGCCGCCCTGGGCGGTACAGCAGGCAATGCCTACGGAAAGAGTGCTGACTATACCAACCAGCGACTTTCCGCACTGGAAAACCAGATGAATACGGAAGAGGTTCTGATCACCAACCCCAACGGCTCCGTAACCCGTGTTCGTCTCATCAAAACCGGACGCGGATACATCGGCCCCCGTGGAGAAGAATACATGACTCTGCCATCCGAAGCACAACTTGCTCCGATTTACGGTCTCAGATAA
- a CDS encoding lytic transglycosylase domain-containing protein — MGMITHRQARSVIYWNLVLAIVIFLCGCALYVRKLHIFDHLIVTAAQNHQLDPGLITSLIYTESRFNAECVGTSGEIGLMQVSVPAAQDWARIHKIESFPLTDLFKPAKNLEIGCWYLSRAVSRWAKNYENPLPYALAEYNAGRRNVLRWVPMEEHTPAAFVDAISFPTTKRYVQTILLRYRGYL, encoded by the coding sequence ATGGGAATGATCACACATCGACAGGCCAGATCGGTCATATACTGGAATCTGGTTTTAGCTATTGTCATATTTTTGTGCGGCTGTGCACTGTACGTACGCAAACTGCATATTTTCGACCATTTAATTGTCACGGCCGCCCAGAATCATCAGCTGGATCCGGGACTGATCACCTCGCTTATCTATACAGAAAGCCGCTTCAATGCCGAATGCGTGGGTACATCAGGTGAAATCGGTCTGATGCAGGTTTCTGTTCCCGCCGCACAGGACTGGGCGCGCATCCATAAAATCGAATCGTTCCCGCTCACGGATTTGTTCAAACCGGCCAAAAATCTTGAAATCGGGTGCTGGTACCTTTCGCGAGCGGTCAGCCGCTGGGCAAAGAATTATGAAAATCCCCTGCCCTATGCGCTGGCGGAATACAATGCGGGCCGTCGTAATGTACTGCGCTGGGTTCCCATGGAAGAGCATACACCGGCTGCATTTGTGGATGCCATATCCTTCCCGACCACCAAACGATATGTCCAGACCATTCTATTGCGCTACCGGGGATATTTATAA
- a CDS encoding small basic protein: MSKHPSLKSSGTIKAKRNVLKRFERIDILRANGKWKEGEKAIGLPKTKPVD; encoded by the coding sequence ATGTCAAAACATCCCAGCCTAAAATCAAGCGGTACGATTAAAGCGAAAAGAAACGTACTTAAACGTTTCGAGCGTATTGATATCTTACGCGCCAATGGTAAGTGGAAAGAAGGCGAAAAAGCTATTGGCCTGCCGAAAACAAAGCCGGTTGACTAA
- a CDS encoding rRNA pseudouridine synthase, protein MVSGKKAKKLLACRKQSRLTNLIRLQKYLADSGVASRRASEKLITAGRVTVDGLVVTELGVKIESGRQVVRFDGEIVRPSSVFFYYLMHKPRGFVCTACDEKGRKTVYDLLPSCAARLNYVGRLDCDSEGLLLFTNHGELLYRLTHPRYHIAKKYHAYCDRALTAADEAALLRGVHDAGDILCALTCRRLDVSGLHGYEVVLGEGKNRHIRRMFACLGVSVQRLIRVEMGTMRLNGLRSGEVRPLNEAEIHRLLQATGL, encoded by the coding sequence ATGGTAAGTGGAAAGAAGGCGAAAAAGCTATTGGCCTGCCGAAAACAAAGCCGGTTGACTAATCTGATTCGTCTTCAGAAATATCTCGCCGACAGCGGTGTTGCCTCTCGCCGGGCATCCGAAAAGCTGATTACAGCCGGACGGGTTACGGTGGATGGACTGGTTGTCACTGAACTGGGCGTTAAAATTGAATCTGGCCGACAGGTTGTACGTTTCGATGGAGAAATAGTACGACCGAGTTCGGTCTTTTTTTATTATCTCATGCATAAGCCCCGAGGATTCGTTTGTACCGCATGCGATGAGAAGGGGCGTAAAACCGTATATGATCTGCTTCCGTCCTGTGCGGCCCGGTTGAATTACGTGGGGCGCCTGGACTGCGACAGCGAAGGATTGCTGCTGTTTACCAATCACGGGGAGCTCTTGTACCGCCTGACGCATCCCCGTTATCACATCGCTAAGAAATACCACGCGTATTGTGACCGTGCATTAACTGCCGCCGATGAAGCGGCCTTGCTGCGAGGCGTCCATGATGCAGGGGATATCCTTTGTGCACTCACTTGCAGGCGTTTGGATGTCTCCGGTCTGCACGGCTATGAAGTTGTGCTTGGTGAGGGGAAAAATAGGCATATTCGCCGCATGTTTGCCTGTCTTGGCGTCTCTGTTCAGCGTCTTATACGGGTGGAAATGGGAACCATGCGGCTGAATGGGCTACGCTCCGGTGAGGTTCGTCCGCTCAATGAAGCGGAAATTCATCGCCTGCTGCAAGCCACGGGCTTATAA
- a CDS encoding WecB/TagA/CpsF family glycosyltransferase: protein MYQGKIMEPCKRSPQTCVIMGVPFGNVTFLETLNWIHCRIQSRQPTYIATANMDFIMQAWQDPELQRILIEAGLVVADGAPIVKESAGVGPALKGRVTGSDLVPLIAGMAATNNFSVFLLGGAPGVADKAARLLCKIHPNLTVAGCYSPPLASLLDMDHAEILKRLEIARPDILLVAFGAPKQEKWINMHFREWNIPVAIGIGGTFDFLAGTQIRAPRWVQHINMEWLWRLGTNPKRLAGRYIKNIRFFMQLRKELKTLLQEPNVPDTYWTDDVLKTLPVRCTPWPLPAHLATDEPMVINASSCQWLDSAELGELIDYIRQNRATYLVGIGSRIRRLITLYHLENYVLMPENKESLAELLSRHRHTHGFTITTKPATNTPEAPTLHVHLPSELTAVHVPDYRIQFHDEWLRQAHHLHELIIDASDVAFIDSSGIGFLRHMQTECSANDIPFVCRGFQGTALTVLQVAHVADTLLDTETSS from the coding sequence ATGTACCAGGGAAAAATAATGGAACCATGTAAACGATCCCCGCAAACTTGCGTCATTATGGGTGTTCCCTTTGGAAACGTCACCTTTCTGGAAACACTGAACTGGATTCACTGCCGGATTCAAAGCCGTCAGCCAACCTATATTGCCACCGCCAACATGGATTTTATCATGCAGGCCTGGCAGGATCCGGAACTGCAACGCATTCTCATTGAAGCCGGCCTCGTGGTCGCCGACGGAGCACCCATCGTAAAAGAATCGGCCGGCGTGGGTCCCGCACTAAAAGGGCGCGTAACCGGCAGCGATCTGGTTCCCCTTATTGCGGGCATGGCCGCCACAAATAATTTTTCCGTCTTTCTTCTGGGCGGGGCTCCCGGTGTTGCAGACAAAGCCGCCCGGCTCCTGTGCAAAATACATCCAAATCTCACCGTGGCGGGCTGTTATTCCCCGCCCCTGGCGTCTCTGCTGGACATGGATCACGCGGAGATCCTGAAACGACTGGAGATCGCCAGACCCGACATCCTGCTGGTCGCCTTTGGCGCACCCAAACAGGAAAAATGGATCAATATGCATTTTCGCGAATGGAACATTCCTGTAGCCATCGGCATCGGGGGAACCTTTGACTTTCTGGCCGGAACACAAATCCGGGCCCCCCGCTGGGTGCAGCACATCAATATGGAATGGCTCTGGCGCCTCGGAACCAACCCCAAACGACTGGCCGGGCGCTATATAAAAAATATTCGTTTCTTTATGCAATTGCGTAAAGAGCTGAAAACCCTGCTCCAAGAACCCAATGTTCCCGATACCTACTGGACGGATGACGTACTAAAGACGCTGCCCGTCCGGTGTACTCCATGGCCTCTTCCTGCCCATTTGGCAACAGACGAACCCATGGTGATCAATGCATCCTCCTGCCAATGGCTTGACAGCGCCGAGCTCGGAGAGCTCATCGATTATATCCGGCAGAACCGCGCGACCTATCTTGTGGGCATAGGCTCGCGTATCCGACGGCTGATAACTCTTTATCACCTGGAAAACTACGTCCTCATGCCCGAAAACAAAGAATCCCTTGCCGAGCTGCTATCCCGGCATCGTCACACCCACGGCTTCACCATCACAACCAAACCGGCGACCAACACCCCGGAAGCGCCGACCCTCCACGTCCATCTCCCCTCCGAATTAACCGCCGTTCATGTTCCAGATTACCGCATCCAGTTTCACGATGAGTGGCTCAGACAAGCGCATCATCTGCATGAACTTATCATTGATGCATCGGACGTTGCCTTTATCGATAGCTCCGGCATCGGATTCCTGCGGCACATGCAAACGGAATGCTCAGCCAACGACATCCCCTTCGTATGCAGAGGCTTTCAAGGCACTGCTCTGACCGTCCTCCAAGTCGCCCATGTTGCCGATACGCTACTGGACACAGAAACATCTTCCTGA
- a CDS encoding polysaccharide biosynthesis protein, with translation MNSHFDISNRELKNRAVTGAAWTMAGYGASQVLRLISNLILARMLFPAAFGLMALVNVFMQGLQMFSDMGIGPAIIQNPRGHEPLFLRTSWTIQVLRGCGLWLICILMAYPTSRFFAANDPAAGQLLWLLPITGFTAFIGGFNSTSLFTLNRKMDMARITVLDLIPQLISLAVTIGWAWMHRSVWALVAGGLAFSLARMALSHHMNPGERDGFAWDKETLHDLARFGSWIFLSTIVSFLATHLDRLMLGRMLTLTELGLYSIGLTLARVAIQTSTRLSSNVMYPVISRYQERPERLMELCLKGRHIVLWAGGAVCAAFAIFSPAFFHLLYDARYTEAGTISRWLALYTWSTILVSSIDRIPLALGKARALLIANIISTCGMGLAVVGYTLGQLPGFIIGMACGNGCALIYLVTRLPFQRRAVLIQSGVFSAILFLYTLSAIGLLFTAKTTMPEWGLLLLYMALAAVPCLAATWTIYRFLKQRRRV, from the coding sequence ATGAACAGTCACTTCGATATATCCAATCGCGAACTGAAAAACCGTGCCGTCACCGGCGCGGCATGGACCATGGCCGGCTACGGAGCATCACAGGTTCTGCGCCTGATCAGCAATCTGATTCTGGCGCGCATGCTGTTTCCAGCCGCTTTTGGATTAATGGCACTGGTCAATGTCTTTATGCAGGGATTACAAATGTTTTCCGACATGGGCATCGGGCCGGCCATCATTCAAAATCCACGGGGACATGAACCACTGTTCCTACGCACGTCATGGACGATCCAGGTGCTGCGCGGCTGTGGACTCTGGCTCATCTGTATTCTCATGGCCTATCCCACATCCCGCTTTTTTGCGGCCAATGATCCCGCCGCAGGACAACTGCTCTGGCTACTGCCGATAACCGGTTTCACGGCATTCATCGGCGGCTTTAATTCCACATCCCTCTTCACCCTGAATCGGAAAATGGACATGGCGCGGATCACCGTGCTTGATCTGATTCCGCAACTGATATCCCTCGCAGTGACCATCGGATGGGCCTGGATGCATCGTTCTGTATGGGCACTTGTGGCAGGTGGCCTGGCCTTCAGTCTAGCGCGCATGGCCCTCAGCCACCACATGAATCCAGGGGAGCGCGACGGCTTTGCATGGGATAAAGAAACGCTGCATGATCTGGCCCGGTTCGGATCGTGGATTTTCCTCAGCACCATTGTCAGCTTTCTGGCCACGCATCTGGATAGATTGATGCTGGGACGCATGCTGACATTGACCGAACTGGGACTCTACAGCATTGGCCTGACGTTGGCCCGCGTGGCGATTCAAACATCGACGCGCCTCAGCAGCAACGTCATGTATCCCGTCATCTCACGCTATCAGGAACGCCCCGAACGTCTCATGGAATTATGCCTGAAGGGACGACACATCGTTCTATGGGCCGGCGGTGCCGTCTGTGCCGCGTTTGCCATTTTTTCCCCCGCTTTTTTTCACCTGCTTTATGATGCACGCTATACAGAAGCCGGAACCATTTCCCGCTGGCTGGCACTGTATACCTGGTCCACCATTCTCGTATCCAGCATCGACCGCATCCCGCTGGCACTTGGCAAAGCACGCGCCCTGCTGATCGCCAACATCATTTCCACCTGCGGTATGGGACTGGCCGTCGTCGGCTATACGCTCGGACAGCTTCCCGGATTTATCATCGGGATGGCCTGCGGCAATGGCTGCGCGCTAATCTATTTAGTGACCCGGCTACCCTTTCAACGTCGGGCTGTACTCATTCAGAGCGGCGTCTTTTCCGCTATACTGTTCCTCTATACGCTATCCGCTATTGGACTGCTTTTTACAGCGAAAACAACCATGCCGGAATGGGGACTGCTACTGCTCTATATGGCCCTGGCCGCAGTACCCTGTCTGGCCGCAACGTGGACTATTTACCGATTTTTAAAACAGCGGAGACGTGTATGA